Sequence from the Deinococcus betulae genome:
TAGGTGCCCCCCGAAAACCGGCCGTCGGTAATCAGGCCCACGCTGTCGCCCAGGCCCTTGCCGATGATGGCGCTGGTCGGTGAGAGCATCTCCCGCATGCCGGGGCCACCTTTTGGACCTTCGTAACGAATGACCAGCACGTCGCCGGCCCGAATCTGGTCGGCCATGATGGCGTGCATGGCGTCCGGCTCCGAATCGAAGACTCGCGCCGGACCCGTGATCTTGATGCTTTTCAGGCCGCTGATTTTGGCCACTGAACCCTCAGGGGCCAGGTTGCCGCGCAGGATGGCGAGGTGCCCTTCAGTGTAGATAGGCTGGTCAAAGGGCCGAATCACGTCCTGGCCGGCGTCAGGCGTATCCAGTTCATCTGCCAGATTCTCGGCAACGGTCTTGCCGGTCACTGTCAGGCAGTCGCCGTGCAGCAGCCCAGCCGACAGCAGCATCTTCATGACGCGCGGAATGCCGCCGGCCACATGCAGGTCGGTGGCCACATACTGCCCGCTGGGCTTGAGGTCGCAGAAAACGGGCGTGCGCTCACGGATGCGCTCAAAGTCGGCCAGGCTCAGGTCCACGCCAGCCGCGTGCGCGACGGCCATCAGGTGCAGTACGGCGTTCGTGGAGCCGCCGACCGCCATGATCACGGTAATGGCGTTCTCGAAGGCTTTTTTCGTCAGGATGTCCAGCGGGCGAATATCCTGCTCGATCAGGGTCAGCAGGGCGCGGGCGCTGTCGGCGCTGCTGACGGCCTTTTCGGCGTCTACTGCGCTCATGGTGCTGGAATAAGGCAGGCTCATGCCCATCGCCTCAAAGGCGCTGCTCATGGTGTTGGCGGTGTACATGCCGCCGCAACTGCCATTGCCCGGACAGGCGCGTTTTTCAATTTCGGTGAAGTCCTCGCGGCTGATTTTACCCGCCCCGAAGGCCCCCACTGCCTCAAAGACACTGACAATCGTCAGGTCCTTGCCGTCGTAGTGGCCGGGCTTGATAGTGCCGCCGTACACGAAAATGGCCGGAATATTCAGCCGGGCAATCCCAATCATGGCGCCGGGCATGTTCTTGTCGCAGCCGCCCACCACAATCACCCCGTCGTGCGATTGCCCCCGGCTGACAGTTTCAATAGAGTCGGCAATCACCTCGC
This genomic interval carries:
- the ilvD gene encoding dihydroxy-acid dehydratase; amino-acid sequence: MTDTAQKRKLNWNSHQVTQGDERAPNRAMLRAVGFGDGDFEKPIIGVAHAQSNITPCNNGLGELAGHITGAISEGGGMPQVYGTITVSDGISMGTEGMKCSLVSREVIADSIETVSRGQSHDGVIVVGGCDKNMPGAMIGIARLNIPAIFVYGGTIKPGHYDGKDLTIVSVFEAVGAFGAGKISREDFTEIEKRACPGNGSCGGMYTANTMSSAFEAMGMSLPYSSTMSAVDAEKAVSSADSARALLTLIEQDIRPLDILTKKAFENAITVIMAVGGSTNAVLHLMAVAHAAGVDLSLADFERIRERTPVFCDLKPSGQYVATDLHVAGGIPRVMKMLLSAGLLHGDCLTVTGKTVAENLADELDTPDAGQDVIRPFDQPIYTEGHLAILRGNLAPEGSVAKISGLKSIKITGPARVFDSEPDAMHAIMADQIRAGDVLVIRYEGPKGGPGMREMLSPTSAIIGKGLGDSVGLITDGRFSGGTYGLVVGHVAPEAYVGGPIALVQEGDTIELNAETLVLNLHVEEAELERRRAAWVAPEPRYKRGVLAKYAKLVSSAAVGAYTD